A stretch of the Psychroserpens sp. Hel_I_66 genome encodes the following:
- a CDS encoding translocation/assembly module TamB, with product MESPENIDNESQKSKKYRWLRRTLRVLLGILIFLFLIVLFIRSPWGQDIIVNQVVDYVSNKTNTKVEIDKLFITFDGDVQLDGLFLEDKKGDTLVYSKSLEADIPLWKMINGEAVGVEELDWDGLRANIIRKDSVSGYNFQFLIDAFAATDTTTVATDTTSTPLNLIIGNLNLKNIDLVFNDAVVGIDSRFKVGELKANMEKTDIENMIFNASTIELANSNIKFIQKPVTIDTTTSEIPLPKFSSENIKLKNVVAYYESQPDRIIADLDIDEFSSDTPSINLAESDFSLNKITLKNSKIKLVTEAEINGLTEQIKTIKDDAKADIQTFEWPQIKVNVASIDLENNELDYRVGNASPSETVFNPNAISLNNLTLKAQDLLIKDKKATININQFNFNESSGLNLKQLAVDFEATDQEMLFDNLDFKLNNNSIIGYAQLQYNSLSQLIEKPETTRVDVNLPSFSVSLSEIFKFQPDLKNNAYLQTLSKKQLTGRINAAGTLSSVNLPNAVVNWGNTTRISASGTLKNVTNPDLVQFDIPQFSAETKRSDLIQFVSEKDLGVNLPENVKLAGRLNGNPQDISAKAKLTTTQGIATIDGSFQNTNTIAYDAKITIEDYKMNELLGNPQFGALSLTVDSQGSGSTINTLDATLDATISEFQLNNYAIKDLNLNGKIKNGTGHILSDYKDENLNIKLDALVVLDSIAPEATAEINVIGADLQGLGVMQRNVKTGMNIYADFKGNTEGYNASAIVDNGVFVYDNKTYLLGDLNALAHVRSDTTSVSIKNKIVDVLLKSNTDPQTFSKAIQRHISSYFYRDETIPDTITNPVNLKLEGKISESPLLNDVFLVNVKDLDTINISVDFNEKERQLKANITAPHINYSGNELDSLAFSMDTDKENFNFNLGFKNIIAGPLDIPKTVITGNQTNNELSLNFLGYHDGERLLNVNTKITGNRERLSFTVNPDSLILNKTEWTIPDTNEIVFTDNNLEFNNFKITKNNQSVEITDKLSKITKTHAAIDFENFKISEVFNYLNPNSQIAKGELNGDFILEEPFGDTGIIADLSISNFEMLKTNLGTLSLNGNSLDGNNYAFNIGLKGGDVNLDLVGDYEANSTAANLNLDLNINEFKMKALNTLSLGEIKEGDGSFKGKFKVTGTTADPQYDGSITFNNAEFNIAKLNTKFTMVNETLNMNNDGVSMSNFTIRDVNNNELVLSGDIGTESFLNPTFDLDLKANNFQVLDATQEDNELFYGKASFDANAKLTGDLQIPKLDAQVTLGSDTDVTYVMPSTVANIEERDGVVQFVNRENPDAILTQTEEQTATIKGFDISTFIKVGKEAAVTIIIDEETGDNFKVSGEGEFDFKMAPNGRLNLVGTYEISDGHYELNLYSLVNRKFLIASGSRVTWSGDPFDAKLDVRAIYNLETSASSLMAPQISGADPSVKTKYRQVLPFDVYLNIDGELLQPKISFQLDMPEEEQGAIGGQVYGRVQQVNQQESELNRQVFSLLVLNRFYPDPGSDGSTGGFATIARDNLNDAVSEQLNAFSDKLLGDSGIELDFGLDSYTDYQGDAPTERTQLDIAAQKKLFDDRLIVRVGSEVDIQGSSSTGEATPLIGNVSLEYILTEDGRYRLKGFRRSEFENVIDGQTIVSGIGLIFTQEFNQFNELWDAIFRSQSEKKAKLEADKKAAEEKLNAKEEATDESMDKKKN from the coding sequence TTGGAAAGCCCTGAAAACATAGATAACGAATCTCAAAAAAGCAAAAAATATCGCTGGTTGCGAAGAACCTTGCGAGTGTTGTTAGGTATTCTAATTTTTCTATTTTTAATCGTACTTTTTATAAGAAGTCCTTGGGGACAGGATATCATTGTTAATCAAGTTGTTGATTACGTTTCAAATAAAACCAATACCAAGGTTGAAATAGATAAGTTGTTTATCACTTTTGATGGCGATGTACAATTAGATGGGTTATTTCTTGAAGACAAGAAAGGAGATACTTTGGTGTATTCAAAATCTTTAGAAGCCGATATCCCACTTTGGAAAATGATCAATGGTGAAGCTGTTGGCGTAGAAGAACTGGATTGGGATGGTTTACGAGCAAATATCATTAGAAAAGATTCTGTTTCTGGTTATAATTTTCAGTTTTTAATTGATGCCTTTGCAGCTACAGATACCACGACTGTTGCGACAGATACCACTTCTACTCCATTGAATTTGATCATTGGGAATTTAAATCTCAAAAATATTGATCTCGTTTTTAATGATGCAGTTGTAGGTATTGATTCCAGGTTTAAAGTTGGCGAACTCAAAGCCAATATGGAAAAAACAGATATTGAAAACATGATTTTCAATGCTTCAACAATTGAACTTGCAAACTCAAACATAAAATTTATCCAGAAACCCGTTACCATTGACACGACCACTTCTGAAATACCTTTACCTAAATTTTCTTCGGAAAATATAAAACTCAAAAACGTTGTCGCCTATTATGAATCTCAACCAGACCGTATTATTGCAGATCTTGATATTGATGAATTTTCTAGTGATACACCATCCATTAATTTAGCTGAAAGTGATTTCAGCTTAAATAAAATTACGCTTAAAAATTCAAAAATAAAGTTAGTTACAGAGGCAGAGATCAATGGATTAACCGAACAAATCAAAACCATTAAAGATGATGCCAAAGCAGATATCCAAACGTTTGAATGGCCTCAAATAAAAGTCAATGTAGCATCTATAGATCTTGAAAATAACGAATTGGATTACCGAGTTGGTAATGCTTCACCAAGTGAAACGGTATTTAACCCAAACGCGATTTCTTTAAATAATCTCACGCTCAAGGCTCAGGATTTACTTATTAAAGATAAAAAAGCTACAATTAACATAAATCAATTTAACTTTAATGAAAGTTCTGGTCTCAATTTAAAACAACTTGCGGTTGATTTTGAGGCAACAGATCAAGAAATGCTGTTTGATAATTTGGACTTTAAATTAAATAACAACAGTATTATTGGTTATGCGCAGTTGCAATATAACTCGCTTTCCCAATTAATCGAGAAACCTGAGACTACGAGAGTGGATGTTAACCTACCGTCTTTTAGTGTGTCACTTTCTGAAATTTTCAAATTTCAGCCAGATCTTAAAAACAACGCCTATCTCCAGACTTTAAGTAAAAAACAACTTACAGGTCGCATCAATGCTGCTGGTACTTTATCATCGGTCAATTTACCAAATGCAGTCGTAAATTGGGGAAATACGACACGAATTTCCGCTAGCGGAACGCTTAAAAATGTAACCAATCCAGATTTGGTTCAGTTTGATATTCCGCAGTTTTCCGCAGAAACAAAACGTTCAGATCTTATACAATTTGTGAGTGAAAAAGATCTAGGGGTTAATTTACCAGAAAATGTAAAGCTTGCTGGAAGATTAAATGGAAATCCACAGGATATTTCCGCGAAAGCGAAATTAACAACAACACAGGGTATCGCTACCATTGACGGAAGTTTCCAAAACACAAACACTATTGCTTACGATGCTAAAATTACGATCGAGGATTACAAAATGAATGAGCTACTTGGGAATCCGCAATTTGGAGCATTGAGTTTAACTGTAGATTCTCAAGGTAGCGGTTCTACCATTAATACGTTGGATGCTACTTTGGATGCTACGATTAGCGAATTTCAGCTTAATAATTATGCCATTAAAGACCTTAATCTCAATGGGAAAATCAAAAATGGAACGGGTCACATTCTTTCAGATTATAAGGATGAGAACCTCAACATTAAACTTGATGCATTGGTTGTTTTAGATTCTATTGCACCAGAAGCCACTGCGGAAATTAACGTTATTGGAGCAGATTTACAAGGTCTTGGTGTTATGCAGCGAAATGTAAAAACCGGTATGAATATCTACGCAGATTTTAAAGGTAATACTGAAGGTTACAACGCTTCGGCAATTGTTGATAATGGTGTTTTTGTCTACGATAACAAAACCTATTTGCTGGGTGATTTAAATGCACTTGCGCATGTGCGGAGTGATACAACTTCGGTTTCGATAAAAAATAAAATTGTTGATGTTTTATTAAAGTCAAATACAGACCCACAAACGTTTAGCAAAGCCATACAACGACATATTTCCAGCTATTTTTATAGAGATGAAACAATTCCAGATACGATTACCAATCCTGTAAACCTTAAACTTGAGGGTAAAATCTCAGAATCTCCTTTACTTAATGATGTTTTTTTGGTAAATGTAAAGGATTTGGACACTATTAATATTTCTGTAGATTTTAACGAAAAAGAAAGACAATTAAAAGCGAATATCACTGCGCCTCACATCAATTATAGTGGTAACGAATTGGATAGTTTGGCCTTTTCAATGGATACAGATAAAGAGAATTTCAATTTCAATCTAGGCTTTAAAAACATAATTGCTGGGCCTTTGGATATTCCCAAAACGGTCATAACCGGAAATCAGACCAACAATGAACTATCCCTTAATTTTTTAGGGTATCATGATGGCGAGCGTCTTTTGAATGTGAATACAAAAATCACAGGTAACCGGGAACGTCTTTCGTTTACCGTTAATCCTGATAGCCTGATACTCAACAAAACTGAATGGACCATTCCAGATACAAATGAGATTGTCTTTACAGACAACAATTTAGAGTTTAATAATTTTAAGATTACTAAGAATAATCAGTCTGTTGAGATTACCGATAAACTCTCTAAGATCACAAAAACACACGCAGCCATAGATTTTGAAAATTTTAAAATAAGTGAAGTGTTCAATTATTTAAATCCAAATTCTCAAATTGCAAAAGGTGAGCTAAACGGTGATTTTATTTTAGAAGAACCTTTTGGTGACACTGGTATTATTGCAGACTTGAGTATTTCTAATTTTGAGATGCTAAAAACCAATCTAGGCACATTAAGCCTAAATGGTAACTCTCTTGATGGCAACAATTACGCATTTAATATAGGGCTTAAAGGTGGAGATGTTAATCTTGATTTGGTTGGTGACTACGAAGCCAATAGCACTGCTGCAAATCTAAATCTCGACTTAAATATTAATGAGTTTAAAATGAAAGCCCTTAACACACTTTCTTTGGGTGAGATTAAAGAAGGTGATGGTAGTTTTAAAGGAAAATTTAAAGTTACTGGCACCACAGCAGATCCTCAATACGATGGATCCATCACATTTAATAATGCAGAATTTAACATCGCAAAACTTAACACCAAATTCACCATGGTCAACGAAACGTTGAATATGAATAATGATGGAGTTTCCATGTCTAATTTTACTATTCGCGACGTTAATAATAACGAATTAGTATTGTCTGGAGATATTGGTACAGAAAGTTTTTTAAATCCAACATTTGATCTTGATTTAAAAGCCAACAATTTTCAAGTACTTGACGCAACTCAAGAAGATAATGAATTATTCTACGGAAAAGCATCATTTGACGCCAATGCAAAACTAACTGGAGATTTACAAATCCCTAAGTTAGATGCACAAGTCACATTAGGGTCTGATACTGACGTGACCTATGTCATGCCTTCAACCGTTGCCAATATTGAAGAACGTGACGGTGTCGTACAATTTGTAAATCGTGAAAATCCCGACGCCATTCTTACCCAAACTGAAGAACAAACCGCAACCATTAAAGGTTTTGATATTTCCACATTTATTAAAGTGGGTAAGGAAGCAGCTGTAACCATAATTATCGATGAAGAAACCGGTGATAATTTCAAAGTCTCTGGAGAGGGAGAATTCGATTTTAAAATGGCACCAAACGGACGCTTAAATCTCGTTGGAACTTATGAAATCTCAGATGGTCACTACGAGCTCAATCTTTATAGCCTAGTAAACAGAAAATTTCTTATTGCTTCTGGCAGTCGTGTCACCTGGTCTGGAGATCCCTTTGATGCCAAGTTAGATGTTCGTGCTATTTACAATCTCGAAACGTCAGCATCATCGTTGATGGCTCCGCAAATTTCTGGGGCAGATCCTTCAGTAAAAACAAAATACAGACAAGTATTGCCTTTTGATGTGTATCTTAATATTGATGGGGAATTGCTACAACCTAAAATATCGTTTCAATTAGATATGCCAGAAGAAGAGCAAGGTGCTATTGGAGGACAAGTTTACGGTCGTGTGCAACAAGTTAACCAACAAGAAAGCGAACTTAATAGGCAAGTGTTTTCCTTATTGGTGCTTAATCGTTTCTATCCAGATCCAGGAAGTGATGGTAGTACAGGTGGTTTTGCAACCATTGCAAGAGATAACCTTAATGACGCAGTATCTGAGCAGCTTAATGCGTTCTCAGACAAACTATTGGGAGATTCTGGTATAGAATTGGATTTTGGTCTGGACAGTTATACCGACTATCAAGGTGATGCTCCTACCGAAAGAACCCAACTGGATATCGCTGCGCAAAAAAAATTATTTGATGATCGCTTGATAGTTAGAGTCGGTAGTGAAGTAGATATACAGGGCAGCAGTTCTACTGGAGAAGCGACACCTCTAATTGGCAATGTGAGTTTAGAATATATTTTGACCGAAGATGGCAGATATCGATTAAAAGGATTTAGAAGAAGTGAGTTTGAAAATGTGATTGATGGTCAAACTATCGTTAGTGGCATCGGACTTATATTTACTCAAGAATTCAATCAGTTTAACGAACTTTGGGATGCCATTTTTAGGTCACAAAGTGAAAAGAAAGCAAAACTTGAAGCCGACAAAAAAGCTGCAGAAGAAAAACTAAACGCTAAAGAAGAGGCTACAGATGAAAGTATGGATAAGAAAAAGAATTAG
- a CDS encoding fasciclin domain-containing protein, with protein sequence MKIKMNRFLGITACMLLVVLTACEDGKKKEQEAKMEAEKVEMEAAEQERMMMEENAKKEQMMKEEAMTNSIAGKAMTNENLTTLVTALQTADLATMLSEPGEYTVFAPSNQAFSKLPKGTVESLLKPENKEKLQGVLQYHVVSGKMTSDKFAESIKGANGKYKFKTVKGEELTAMMSGDQFVIMDESGKKAQVIQGNVDASNGIVYVIDTVLMTKK encoded by the coding sequence ATGAAAATTAAAATGAATAGATTTTTAGGTATTACAGCATGTATGCTTCTAGTAGTTCTAACCGCTTGTGAAGATGGGAAGAAGAAAGAGCAAGAAGCTAAAATGGAAGCTGAAAAAGTTGAAATGGAAGCTGCAGAGCAAGAGAGAATGATGATGGAAGAAAATGCGAAAAAAGAGCAAATGATGAAAGAAGAGGCTATGACCAATAGTATTGCTGGTAAAGCTATGACAAATGAGAATCTTACAACGTTGGTTACTGCGTTGCAAACAGCAGATTTAGCGACAATGTTATCTGAGCCTGGTGAATACACAGTTTTTGCACCTTCAAATCAAGCCTTTTCAAAGTTGCCAAAAGGAACTGTTGAAAGTTTATTGAAACCAGAAAACAAAGAAAAATTACAAGGTGTTCTTCAATACCATGTAGTGTCTGGTAAAATGACTTCAGATAAGTTTGCTGAGTCAATTAAAGGAGCTAACGGAAAATATAAATTTAAAACCGTAAAAGGTGAAGAATTGACCGCTATGATGAGTGGTGACCAATTTGTAATCATGGATGAAAGTGGTAAAAAAGCTCAAGTTATTCAAGGAAACGTAGATGCATCTAATGGTATTGTGTATGTCATTGATACTGTTTTGATGACCAAGAAATAA
- a CDS encoding xanthine dehydrogenase family protein molybdopterin-binding subunit — translation MENKNNKLTFSRRNFIRTSALASGGLLIGFNFLTSCAETATPPIDVSKLDFKDFNAFIKIAENGYVTIFSPNPEIGQGVKTSMPMIIAEELDVPWKHVSVEQGALDTTNFTRQVAGGSQSIRFGWDALRQTGATAKQMLINAAAARWNVDASSCSAQDGIIKNANGDELGYGDVVNEAAHLEVPENVALKEIKDYKIIGKDAINVDIDKIIKGKSLFGLDYKVEGMKYVSVMRPPAFGQNINSFDATAAKNINGVSDVVQFGDKIAVLASNTWAAMKGKKALNVTWKDDNKLESTSNHDTELFKILDGKGLETRREDGNIKEAFANADTILERTYESPFLPHNCMEPMNFYANVTEEKVHLVGPIQTPAGTARRISELINRKEEDIHLEMTRMGGGFGRRLYGDFALEAAEISNLTKQPVQVIFSREDDMAAGIYRPAIKYRIAASVKDKKVTGYHLKEAAINSNMYGLIPHFFPAGAIKNYKVESGNYQSNITTGAWRAPYTNFLAFAEQSFFDELAEACEQDPIQLRLDLLKNVKDGEDPNIQYSAKRMTDTIKLAVEKSNWGNTKEGVHQGFSAYYSHNTHVAEVVDITLKNGLPMVEKVTVAVDCGIVVNPTGAKNQIEGGVIDGIGHAMYGDFSFENGKPQDVNFNTYRLIRMNETPIVNTYFVENDLSPTGLGEPGLPPAGGALANAIKAATGQILSKQPFAKSLIKHEASLKV, via the coding sequence ATGGAAAATAAAAACAATAAACTCACTTTTAGCAGACGTAATTTTATTCGCACCTCTGCATTGGCATCTGGCGGATTGTTAATTGGATTCAATTTCTTAACATCGTGTGCAGAAACTGCTACACCTCCAATAGACGTTTCAAAATTAGACTTTAAAGATTTCAATGCATTTATTAAAATTGCTGAAAATGGCTACGTCACCATTTTCTCGCCAAATCCTGAAATTGGTCAAGGTGTAAAAACATCAATGCCAATGATTATTGCTGAAGAACTTGACGTCCCTTGGAAACATGTTTCCGTAGAGCAAGGTGCTTTAGACACCACTAACTTTACAAGACAAGTAGCTGGTGGTAGTCAGTCAATTCGTTTTGGTTGGGATGCTCTTCGTCAAACTGGAGCCACTGCAAAACAAATGCTCATTAATGCTGCAGCTGCGAGATGGAATGTTGATGCTAGTTCGTGCTCAGCTCAAGATGGAATTATAAAAAATGCCAATGGTGATGAACTTGGATATGGCGATGTCGTAAACGAAGCAGCTCACTTGGAAGTGCCAGAAAATGTAGCCCTAAAAGAAATTAAAGATTATAAAATCATAGGTAAAGATGCCATTAATGTTGACATCGATAAAATCATAAAAGGAAAGTCTCTATTTGGTTTGGACTATAAAGTGGAAGGCATGAAATACGTCTCTGTCATGAGACCTCCTGCTTTTGGTCAAAACATAAATTCCTTTGATGCAACTGCTGCCAAAAATATAAACGGAGTTTCCGATGTTGTGCAATTTGGAGATAAAATTGCTGTTTTGGCTTCAAATACTTGGGCAGCAATGAAAGGAAAAAAAGCATTGAATGTGACTTGGAAAGATGATAACAAATTGGAAAGCACATCTAATCATGATACCGAATTGTTTAAAATTTTAGACGGAAAAGGTCTAGAAACAAGACGTGAAGATGGCAATATCAAAGAAGCTTTTGCTAATGCAGACACAATTCTAGAACGCACTTACGAGTCACCATTTTTACCACATAATTGTATGGAACCTATGAATTTCTATGCCAATGTCACCGAGGAAAAAGTGCATTTGGTTGGTCCCATCCAAACACCTGCAGGAACTGCGAGACGTATTTCAGAATTAATAAATCGTAAAGAAGAGGATATTCATTTAGAAATGACACGAATGGGTGGCGGATTTGGAAGACGACTTTACGGTGATTTTGCTCTAGAAGCTGCGGAAATATCTAACCTCACAAAACAGCCAGTACAAGTTATTTTTTCAAGAGAAGACGATATGGCTGCTGGCATTTATAGACCTGCAATAAAATATAGAATTGCTGCCTCTGTAAAAGATAAAAAAGTGACCGGTTACCATTTAAAAGAAGCTGCGATCAACTCTAATATGTATGGTTTGATTCCGCACTTTTTTCCCGCTGGAGCTATTAAAAACTACAAGGTAGAATCTGGCAATTACCAAAGTAATATCACAACAGGCGCATGGCGAGCGCCTTATACCAACTTTTTAGCCTTTGCAGAACAAAGCTTTTTTGATGAACTCGCAGAAGCTTGTGAACAAGACCCTATTCAATTACGATTAGATTTGCTTAAAAATGTAAAGGATGGCGAAGATCCTAATATTCAATATTCCGCAAAGCGAATGACAGACACTATAAAACTAGCTGTAGAAAAAAGCAATTGGGGAAATACAAAAGAAGGTGTTCATCAAGGATTTTCTGCATATTACAGCCATAACACCCATGTTGCAGAAGTGGTGGATATCACTTTAAAAAACGGATTACCAATGGTTGAAAAAGTAACCGTTGCGGTAGATTGTGGGATTGTTGTAAATCCTACAGGTGCAAAAAATCAAATTGAAGGTGGTGTTATTGACGGAATTGGACATGCAATGTATGGCGATTTTTCTTTTGAAAACGGAAAACCTCAAGATGTGAATTTCAATACTTATCGTTTAATTAGAATGAACGAAACGCCTATTGTAAATACCTATTTTGTTGAAAATGACCTATCGCCTACAGGATTGGGAGAACCTGGTTTACCACCAGCAGGAGGTGCTCTGGCAAATGCCATCAAAGCTGCAACTGGACAAATTTTGAGCAAACAACCTTTTGCTAAATCTCTAATAAAACATGAGGCAAGTTTGAAGGTTTAA
- a CDS encoding membrane dipeptidase has product MSKSYIDIHCHPSLKPYGKSFKYEPPKQNNLNSGRKNSIWHYSPPNFIERQFNKLLTLTKFTQTDLTALAKANCNTVVISLYPFEKHFLKEKMLGFKFVSDILVNLAAGVSQKRIDSLRNHNSYFQDLNDEYNYYMQLNNFAQVIDDVTYTYRLVNSYAEISTNITTSTSKRKIISLVPSIEGAHAFETGLNKDVNTADETTVLSNIDTVKNWDHKPFFITLAHHFYNEICGHARSINIGLIKKNQNRGLDTGITDLGFKVIAKLLDSTNNKRILIDIKHMSRASRTRYYELLDTVYANENIPIIVSHGAANGRKSIEEPTISSGEQNQYFNEEDINLYDNEILRIAKSKGIFGLQLDERRIANTKAIRASRIYWPSKKRRYVNKSDLIWRQIRHIGELLNNNNLFAWGTVAIGSDFDGIVNPIKGLWTAENIKDIKPYLIEKAQDYLTNHKSQLLPQNQISAEEIIDRVLYLNADAFLKSNFN; this is encoded by the coding sequence ATGAGCAAGTCATACATAGATATTCATTGCCATCCATCGCTTAAACCTTATGGTAAGAGTTTTAAATACGAACCGCCAAAACAAAATAATTTAAATAGTGGACGCAAAAACTCGATATGGCATTATAGTCCGCCAAATTTTATCGAGAGGCAATTCAATAAATTACTAACACTTACCAAATTCACTCAAACAGATCTCACAGCTCTTGCTAAAGCCAATTGCAATACAGTAGTCATTTCTTTATACCCTTTTGAAAAACATTTTCTAAAAGAGAAAATGCTGGGCTTCAAATTTGTATCAGACATATTAGTCAATCTTGCAGCAGGTGTGAGCCAAAAACGCATAGATAGCCTCAGAAACCATAATAGTTATTTTCAGGATTTAAATGATGAATACAATTATTATATGCAACTCAATAATTTTGCACAGGTTATTGATGATGTTACTTATACTTACCGTTTAGTGAATAGTTATGCGGAAATATCAACCAATATAACCACCTCAACCTCTAAACGGAAAATAATTAGCCTAGTCCCAAGTATAGAAGGTGCACATGCATTTGAAACCGGTTTAAACAAGGATGTAAATACTGCAGACGAAACCACGGTTTTAAGCAATATAGACACTGTAAAAAACTGGGATCATAAACCTTTTTTCATAACACTTGCCCACCATTTTTATAATGAAATTTGTGGGCATGCAAGGAGTATTAATATTGGTTTGATAAAAAAGAACCAAAATAGAGGTTTAGATACTGGTATTACAGATTTAGGGTTTAAGGTCATTGCTAAATTACTGGACAGCACTAACAATAAACGCATCCTCATTGATATCAAACACATGAGTCGCGCTTCTAGAACAAGATATTATGAACTTCTGGATACCGTTTATGCTAACGAGAATATCCCGATTATCGTAAGTCATGGTGCTGCAAATGGCAGAAAATCAATTGAGGAACCTACAATTTCAAGTGGTGAGCAAAACCAATATTTTAATGAAGAAGATATTAATTTATATGATAATGAAATTTTACGTATCGCGAAATCAAAAGGTATTTTTGGCTTGCAATTAGATGAGCGTCGCATTGCCAATACAAAAGCAATACGAGCATCAAGAATCTATTGGCCAAGTAAGAAAAGGCGATATGTAAATAAATCTGATTTGATCTGGAGACAAATTCGTCACATTGGAGAGCTTTTAAATAACAACAATTTATTTGCTTGGGGAACGGTAGCAATAGGTTCAGATTTTGATGGGATTGTCAATCCAATCAAAGGACTTTGGACAGCAGAAAACATTAAAGACATAAAACCCTATTTAATCGAAAAGGCCCAAGACTATCTAACTAATCATAAATCGCAATTGCTCCCGCAAAATCAAATTTCCGCAGAAGAAATTATAGATCGCGTTCTGTATTTAAATGCAGATGCATTCTTAAAATCAAATTTCAATTAA
- a CDS encoding (2Fe-2S)-binding protein: MATYNLKINGKAVRVTVDEDTPLLWVLRDELNLVGTKFGCGIAQCGACTVHLDGTAVRSCSIPIASLEGANITTIEGLATDKLHPVQEAWKELDVPQCGYCQAGQIMTATSFLTRNPNPNTEQIRNAMNGNLCRCASYNRIEKAVALAAKKMS, encoded by the coding sequence ATGGCAACTTACAATCTAAAAATAAACGGAAAGGCAGTGCGCGTAACTGTTGACGAAGACACACCTCTATTATGGGTGCTTCGTGACGAACTCAATCTTGTAGGCACCAAATTTGGATGTGGAATCGCACAATGCGGTGCCTGCACAGTGCATCTTGACGGTACCGCTGTGAGAAGTTGCTCCATCCCAATTGCAAGTTTAGAAGGTGCTAATATCACAACTATAGAAGGTCTCGCTACCGATAAATTACATCCTGTCCAAGAAGCCTGGAAAGAGCTAGATGTACCGCAATGTGGCTATTGCCAAGCTGGTCAAATCATGACTGCCACGTCATTTCTAACTCGAAATCCAAATCCAAATACCGAGCAAATTAGAAACGCCATGAATGGAAATCTTTGCAGATGCGCCAGTTATAATCGTATAGAAAAAGCAGTGGCTCTGGCTGCAAAAAAAATGTCTTAA
- a CDS encoding zinc-dependent peptidase: MVYIIIFIALLIFVIYVFYNKYSKRIEQFPAHWHDILLKEVVFYKNLQPKEQKRFQNRVMQFLSEVYIDSVDFEIEELDKILIAASAVIPVFAFKEWFYPTLSGVIIYPDNFNDDFEFSEKSESRRIAGVVGTGRLEKQMILSRKALYSGFRNHGDKKNTAIHEFVHLIDKMDENVDGIPEVLMQNSNSIPWLKLMHDEMEAINNDKSDIRAYGGTKQSEFFAVASEYFFESPKLMKRKHPELYKMLAACFRVKF; the protein is encoded by the coding sequence ATGGTATACATAATTATATTTATCGCACTTTTAATCTTCGTCATTTATGTATTCTATAATAAATATTCAAAAAGAATAGAACAATTTCCTGCCCATTGGCATGATATACTATTGAAAGAGGTTGTATTCTATAAAAATTTACAACCTAAAGAACAAAAGCGATTTCAAAATAGAGTTATGCAGTTTCTAAGTGAGGTTTACATTGACAGCGTAGATTTCGAAATTGAAGAACTGGACAAGATATTAATTGCTGCAAGTGCTGTAATACCAGTGTTTGCTTTTAAAGAGTGGTTTTATCCAACGCTAAGCGGAGTGATCATATATCCAGATAATTTTAACGATGATTTTGAATTTTCAGAAAAAAGTGAATCTCGACGTATTGCTGGAGTTGTTGGAACAGGGAGATTGGAAAAGCAAATGATTTTGTCTAGAAAGGCATTGTATAGTGGGTTTAGAAATCATGGCGATAAAAAAAATACTGCAATCCATGAGTTTGTCCACCTCATTGATAAAATGGACGAAAATGTAGATGGCATTCCAGAGGTTTTGATGCAAAACTCTAATTCAATTCCTTGGCTAAAATTAATGCATGATGAAATGGAGGCGATTAATAACGACAAGTCAGATATTAGAGCTTATGGAGGCACCAAACAATCGGAGTTTTTCGCAGTGGCCTCAGAGTATTTTTTTGAAAGTCCAAAACTAATGAAACGCAAACATCCCGAACTTTATAAAATGCTGGCAGCGTGTTTTAGAGTAAAATTTTAG